A single Methanolobus sp. ZRKC5 DNA region contains:
- a CDS encoding heme exporter protein CcmB, with protein sequence MMKSLYIAAKDLKSEFRTKQMLNSMLIFSLVVIVIFSISFGDLLSQQEIIAKLAPGVLWIAFTFAGTLGLSRSFAGEMENGCLEGLKLSPIDRSSIYIGKTISSAILMFMVELLTIPIFIVLFNYNITGILGLAIVIFLGTFGFVSVGTLLSALSASTRAREIMLPVLLLPLIIPVIIPAVMATGKVLVDGDIGNIGSEIRLLLVYDLIFFVVGQLVFEYTIMD encoded by the coding sequence ATGATGAAAAGCCTCTATATTGCAGCAAAAGACCTGAAGTCGGAGTTTCGCACAAAGCAGATGCTAAATTCCATGCTTATATTCTCACTGGTAGTCATTGTTATTTTCAGCATCTCATTTGGTGACCTTTTAAGCCAGCAGGAAATCATTGCAAAACTCGCTCCGGGTGTGCTCTGGATAGCTTTCACCTTTGCAGGCACTCTGGGACTTTCACGTTCCTTTGCAGGTGAGATGGAAAACGGATGTCTTGAAGGTTTGAAACTCTCACCCATTGACAGAAGCTCTATCTATATTGGAAAGACAATATCAAGTGCAATACTAATGTTCATGGTTGAGTTACTCACAATCCCTATTTTCATTGTACTTTTCAACTACAATATAACTGGTATTCTGGGACTTGCAATAGTTATCTTCCTGGGAACCTTTGGTTTTGTGAGTGTGGGAACTCTGTTATCAGCACTCTCGGCCAGCACAAGGGCAAGGGAAATAATGCTCCCTGTGCTTCTGCTTCCTCTTATCATCCCGGTTATAATTCCTGCGGTAATGGCAACAGGAAAAGTACTTGTGGATGGAGATATCGGAAATATAGGTTCAGAAATACGATTGCTTCTGGTATATGATCTCATCTTCTTTGTTGTCGGCCAGCTTGTGTTTGAATATACCATAATGGACTGA